CACATCCGACGTGGTCCACACAGACATTCGAAAGCGCAGGAAGCTATTGAGCGAGGCAGGGTCGTTCTTCGCCTTCGCGGCAGCTTCGCGGAGTTCCTTGAGCTTGACCATGACCCCGAGGCCGGGGTTGGCCTTGATCCAGTTCCTTTCGTCCTCCCAGTCGTCGCCTTCGTCGAGGCCGCAGATCCATGCAAACCAGGTATCGTCCTGAAAAACTCCCTCAAGCACTTTGACGCTATATTCGCGCTTGCGCCAGCAGATGGAGTGCCGATCATATCCAGAGTTCGTGCAGGCATAAAGCAGCGGACTATCCCGCTTGCCCATCGCCGATTCAAAGACTTCCCAAAGCTTCGCATTCGGACTCTCATGCAGTTCATCGAAAACGATAAACGACGGCCGCAGGCCGAGAAGCAATTCAGCGCCCGAGGCAACCGGCTCAAACTTGGCCGCCGTACCCGGGATGTGCATATTGTCGAGATAGCAGGTGACACGCTCGCGCAAAAATGGCGAACGCTTGAGCATGAGCTGCGCCGTGTCGAAGACAATGCGCGCCGTATCCTTGTCCGTTGCTGCGCTGTAGATGTGCGCGCCAGGCTCACCGATCCCCAGCAGTTCATAGAGACAGAGTCCAGAGGCTTCAGTCGACTTGCAGTTACCTCGCCCGATCTCGTTATAGGCAAACTTGAATCGACGGAAGCCGGTATCCTTCCACCTCCAGCCATAAAGTATCCAGAGCTTCGCCTGCTGAAATGGCTCAAGTACGAAGGTCTGGCCATCCAGCGTTCCTTCCACATGCTCAAGAAACGTCGGGAAGAAGTCGATGACGTGCTGCGCTGCATCCCGATCGAAGACGAGGCCACGTTTATCACCCTCTTTGAGGTCCTTGACATGACGCTCGATCTGAAGCCTGACCAGGCGCGAGGTAACGATCTTCCCCGCAAGTACGTCCCTGATGTACTTCTCTGCGACTGAGAGCTTTTTCGCCATCGAAATCGACTCAGCCGGCTCGCTGCCTCGCCCTGGTAAATTCGTCGAGCGGATTGACCGTCTTCTTTGGGGCTTTCCCGCCGATCCCACGGATCGCGCGTCCTTCAGGTGTCATGCCAAGCCCCTTCAGCATCAAGCCGTACTCTTTCAGCGCCTGCCGGTATCCCTTCGAGCCGACGCGACTGGCTTCCAGGCCCATCCTGCAAACGGCAGCGAGATACTCCGAATCCGAAGCCGTCAGCAAGCCAATGGGTGCTTCAGCAACGAGCTTGTTCCAGAGGGCGAGGAGCTTCGGTCCCGAACCGTGCTCGGAAAGAAAATCCGCCGGAGGATCGCCGATTGGCCCAGCCGTCTCCGGCTCTTCCCGGTCATGAAATCGCTGAGGGTTTTTAGCCTTTGCCCCAGTGATTTCATGAATAGCATTCGCTTTGCGTGGTCTTCCCGCCATAGAATCGCCATGAGAGCCTAAAAGGGTTCATGAACCTCAAAACGACCGCAATTCAGCCCCTAAGCCGTCTTAGCGGCTGAATGAAGCCCATCCGTGCAGATCATTGAGAAAAAGCGAAATTCGAGGCATTTCCCCGTGAAAAATCTCATTTTGTGGAATCGCATGTTTGTTTGCGCAGCGGTCTAGGACAGAAAGGCTCTAGAGATTTCACCCACCCCGGTAAGGACGGCCAAAGCCGCCATCTTCTTCAGCCGTTTTCACGCTATGGCACGTGGCGCAGAGTGGTTGCCAATTCGACCGATCCCAAAACAGCTTCTTATCGCCGCGATGCGGAATGATGTGGTCTGTATGGGCAGCAGGCACAAGCACTTCCCCATGACGGCCCTTTGGGAATCCCACACACATCTTTCCAAACAGAAACGCGCGACTAGCCCGCTGCCATTTCCCATCGTACCCACGCTGCGCTGCGGTGGGACGCATATCCCTCCCGCAGCCTTTCGCAGCGCATTGCTGGCAATAGCCACGCTCCACAAGATTCGAGCAGTCAGGCTTATTCGCACATAGCTGCAAAGGCATCCGCTACTTTGCAGCAGCAGCCGCAGGAGGCACCGTCGTCGCCGGGCCCGTCTGCAGGTTGTAGACGTTCTGCGCGAACTGAGCGATTGCCGCCGGGATGCCGCTCGTGACGTTCTTCGACTTCAGAATCGCCGTCAATCCAGGTGTCACGGCTGCCAGCACGAGTGCCATCTTCTGTTCGCCAGTCAGCGTAACGCCGGTAGCCAGCGAAGCCTCAGCCGTCTGCTGCGCGCCAACGATGGCGTTCAGCACCAAATCATATTCCGGGCCATACGGCGTCAGCGCCAGAAACGGCTCTGCGGACACGGCAACGCCCTCAGCGGCATTGATTGCCGGTTCAGCTCGCTTGAAGAACGCACCGATTTTGTCGATGAAGCGTTCGAATCCATTCTCAGTTGTGGTGGGAGCGGTTGTAACTGCTGTTGTACTCATCGTATTCTCCACTGCTTTCGCAGACGTGCTTGGCACCGCCGCCACAGAGGCAGCGCTGCTCTTCTTTCCAAACCATTTCGCGGGATTCAATTCAATCTTCACTGCGCATCCTTTTGAATCAGTCCCAGCAACGTGCGCAACACGGCGAGTGCAACCACGGCATGGCTCGCACCCTTCGGCAACGTCATCACCGCAACAATCACAGCGATCACCGAACCAATCAGAGCCTGCGCCGTCGTCTTCCAGTTCGCCGTCAGTTTGTCCGTATCGATCACCATGACACGTTCCTTCTCAAGCCGCAGGCATTTCCAGCATGCAGATCGCTTCCACGCTCGGATCGGTGTAGATGTCCTCTGGCGTTGGATAGCTCGGATGTGCAGCATCCACCTGGTAAGCAAATGGCGCAATCGCTCGCGCGCCAGCCCAGATCAATCCCGAGCAGTACAGCTCACCCTGCGGATGCACTACCGGAAGAAAATGCAGCAGCCGGTTCGCAACGATGCTGACCTCCTGCCGCCAGTCGTACTTATCGTCAATCAGCCCAGCCATCGTATCCAGCATCGACAGCCGTTGCATAAATGACAGATTCCGCCGCGCCAGAATCAGCGTGCCATCCTGAAACCCGGTATAGTCGCTCAGCAATCCAAAGTGGACGCCTTTCGTGACAGTCGCTTCCAGCGTCATCCACGGACCCTGGCTATAGGGCAAATGCGCCATCAATACATGCGAAAGCGGAGAATGCGTGACGCCTTCAATCGCACGCGCAATGGGATGCTGCCCACAACAAAAGACAAGATCGCCCCACTGAAGATATTTGCGGTAAAAGTCATCCTTCGTGACCGAAGGGATGCCGCTGCTTTTCAGATCCGTGAGGTGCGCCGCCATCTACGCAGACTCCTGCAAAGGCCCATACTTCGCCCAGAAATTCTTCATGCTTCCCGCAGAAAGCAGCGTGCGCGCTGCATCATCAGGACTGACTGGAATGTTCGGCAACTGAAAATGCGGTCGATCAGGAAAGCTCGTCCATCGCGCTCCTGCAATCAATCCCTGCGCCTCGCCGGCGGAGATCATCGTCTCCCAATCCAGCGAACTGGCATCCCAGTTCGGTGTCCACACCGCAGCACCACGAATTCCCGGCGCACAATCGACAGCGAGCCCATAGTTGTGCCAGGACTGCCCACCGCGCGCGTTGGTCACAATCGAGCCAGGCGCCGTGCGCCCCTTCGCATAATCCGCATTCTGCTCCTGAAGCGTGCGCAGTCCTTGAATAACGCGAATGGTAATACCGTCGGCCGCAAGTGCCGCAGTCATCGCCTGCACCTTCGCAGCAAGCACCGGATGAACCAGACTCAATCGAATTGCGCTGACGGTATCCATAGCACTCTCAAAATGAAAACGGGCAGCCCTTGGGGAGTCTGCCCGTCGTCATGCTCTGTTCTTTCCGCCCTTTCGCAAGATTGGATTGAACAACAAACGTCGAACTTGTATCTCAGTGCCCGCGCAGAATCGCCATCGCAATATTGGCCAAAATCGTTGCGCCCGTCCCGATAATTCCGCCCAGAATTCCGCCAATCCACGCCGCCGTGCGTGCTGCCGACTTGACTGCAGTGCGGTCATTTTCGAGCGACTTGATGCGGTTCTCATGGTCGCCAGCCGTAGCTTCCACCATGGGCAGCCGGCCA
This genomic interval from Edaphobacter acidisoli contains the following:
- a CDS encoding terminase large subunit, whose translation is MAKKLSVAEKYIRDVLAGKIVTSRLVRLQIERHVKDLKEGDKRGLVFDRDAAQHVIDFFPTFLEHVEGTLDGQTFVLEPFQQAKLWILYGWRWKDTGFRRFKFAYNEIGRGNCKSTEASGLCLYELLGIGEPGAHIYSAATDKDTARIVFDTAQLMLKRSPFLRERVTCYLDNMHIPGTAAKFEPVASGAELLLGLRPSFIVFDELHESPNAKLWEVFESAMGKRDSPLLYACTNSGYDRHSICWRKREYSVKVLEGVFQDDTWFAWICGLDEGDDWEDERNWIKANPGLGVMVKLKELREAAAKAKNDPASLNSFLRFRMSVWTTSDVAWMPPHIWDPCAARVVDRMALRGRSCFGALDLSTTTDISSFVMVFPPVPDDDFWYVVPEFFLPEESIQDRVKRDRVPYDVWARQGLFNLTKNGRIIDYRAIREKIHEMAELYSIKEIMFDRWNASDLVRNLEEDGFTMVKWGQGFNDMHAPVKRLMELTLEGKWAHGGNPVLRWMALNVVIYMDPAGNMKMDKSRSKEKIDGMVASAMALGRAMQVPDAQYTRPYVVYV
- a CDS encoding HNH endonuclease gives rise to the protein MPLQLCANKPDCSNLVERGYCQQCAAKGCGRDMRPTAAQRGYDGKWQRASRAFLFGKMCVGFPKGRHGEVLVPAAHTDHIIPHRGDKKLFWDRSNWQPLCATCHSVKTAEEDGGFGRPYRGG
- a CDS encoding M15 family metallopeptidase translates to MDTVSAIRLSLVHPVLAAKVQAMTAALAADGITIRVIQGLRTLQEQNADYAKGRTAPGSIVTNARGGQSWHNYGLAVDCAPGIRGAAVWTPNWDASSLDWETMISAGEAQGLIAGARWTSFPDRPHFQLPNIPVSPDDAARTLLSAGSMKNFWAKYGPLQESA